CGCGCTCGATCAACCCGGAGGGGATGGACGTGTCGCCGGGGGCTGCACCGACCGCGCCGAACAGGATCGCGTCATGTCCGCGCAGGGCCTCGATGGTGGAGTCGGGGAGCGTTTCGCCGGTGGCCAGCCAGTGCTCGGCACCGAGCTTGTAGTCGGTGAGCTTGAGTTCCAGGCCCTCGGAAGCGGTGGCCTTTTTCAGGACCTTTACCGCCTCGGCCGTAACCTCGGGGCCGATGCCGTCGCCGGCAATTACGGCAATGTCAATTACTGCGGTGTCAATCGATGCGCTCATGGTTTCAGCCTAGCCAAACCATCCACATGATGGGCAAAGTATCTCACAATGCGAGACTGGGCTGATGGCGCCGACGTCCTGTTGCCTGGCGTCAGCCGCAAGCCTTGGGCTCCTCTCCCTCCTGGCCACAACGCTGGGATTCGGCAGCCCGAAACGCCGACAAGGCGGCATAGGCGTCAGCGCCTGTGCCACCGGGGAATCGAAACTGCAGATACGGCGGTTTCTTGGCCTCGCCAAATTCGAAACTGCAGATACGGCGACGATTCCGCCGAATTCATCGCCCTATCTGCAGTGTGGAACCTGCGAACCATCAGCACATCGCCCTATCTGCAGTGTGGAACCGAAAGTGAACGCTGCAGAGGCGCTGAGGACGTGGCGGAGTGACCCAACAGAGGGCGTGGATAGAGCAAGTGGGTGAAAGCCGGCAACCAGTGCGGCCCGCCCTACCCAGCAGGCGCAGGCCCGGCCAACGTGGCCGGCCCTGCCCACAGAATCTCCACCCGCGGAGGAAGCCAGCGCTGCCCGCCCAGCCCGGCCAATCTCCACCCGCGGCAGGATGCCGCCGCACGCCGCACACCCTAAGGTTGAAGGTGTGATCATGCATTCCATCTACGACTGGTTTCGGCAGCACCGCTTTGCCGTCGACTTCGTCCTCATGGCCGTGCTCTGGCTCTCGGTGCTGCCCTTCAGCATGGCATCGGGATACGACACAGGCCTGTTGGACATCGTTGCCTCGGTCTTTTTCGCCACCGCACTGGTGGTCCCCCTCGCATGGCGCCGCACCCGCACCGTCATGGCCGGCTGCCTCATCGCCACGGCGGCCCTGCTGCAGTGGGCGATGAACGTGCAGCCGATGGCGGCCGACGTCGCCGTCCCCCTCATCGTGTACGCCCTGGCCGCGTTCGGCCCGCGCTGGGCCAGCTTGAGCGGCCTCGCCCTGGCCATGCTGGGCTCCATCATGCTGGTCACCCGCTACTTCTACGACCTCACCTTCAACCCCGTCTCCCAGCTACCCCAAGCCTTGGTCATCATCCTCATGGTGTGGGTGCTGATCCTGTTCAGCTGGACCTCCGGCGACCTCACCCGCACCAAGCGGCTGCGCGAACAGTCACTCTCCGACCGTGCCCACCGGCTGGAAATTGAGGCCCAGCATGAACGCGAGCTGGCCGCCAGCGACGAGCGTGCCCACATAGCCCGCGAGATGCACGACATCGTGGCACACTCCCTCTCCGTCATCATCACCCAGGCCGACGGCGCCCGTTACGCCTCCGTGGCCAACCCGGAAATCGCCCCGGAAACCCTCGCCACCATCGCCGCCACGGGCCGTTCCTCTCTGCAGGAAATGCGCCGGCTCCTGGGCGTGCTGCGCGGCGGCGACGAGGCATCCACCCGCCCGCTGCCCGGCCTCATTGACCTGGACGAACTGCTCCTGGGCATCCGCGCCGCTGGTCTGCCTGTGGACTTCAGCGTGGTGAACGAGGCCCGCCGCCAGCTGCCCCCCGGAGCCGAGCTGACCGCCTACCGCGTGGTCCAGGAGGGCCTGACCAACGTCATGAAGCACGCCGGGCCCAAGGTTCAGGCCTCGGTCGCCCTCAGTTGGAATGCTCGCGGCCTCGAAGTCACGGTGCACGACGATGGCCGCGGCGCCACTGCTTCTCTCTCCACCGCGCCGATCCCCCGGCAGCCCGCCCCCGGATCCCACCCGAACAGATCCCACCCGACGGCGCCCGTCCCCCAAATTCCTGCCATGTCGGTGCCGCTTACCGCCAAGTCAGCGTCCGACGTCGGCCATCACCACAGCAACCAGCCCACCACTGCGCCGCTCACCCATGCGCCGCTCCCCCCTGTCCAGGCACCCTCCGGTGCGGCGGCAGGCGGCAACGGCTTGCGCGGGATGGCCGAGCGCGTGAAACTGTACGACGGCGAGCTGGCCGCGGGGCCCTTGCCCGGCGGCGGCTTCGGCATCACCGCCTTCATCCCCTACTCGGAGAACTGATCAATGACCCCCACCTCCCCCATTCGCGTTGCCCTCGTGGACGACCAGCAGCTGGTGCGTTCCGGCTTTGGCATGTTGATTAACTCCCAGCCGGACCTTGAGGTTGTACTGCAGGCCGGCAACGGGATCGAGGCGCTGCAGGGACTCGCGGCGACGGCGGCCGACGTGGTGCTCATGGACGTGCGCATGCCCGGCATGGACGGCCTGGAAACCACGCGGCGGCTCATGGAACGGACCAAGGCGGCGCCTGCGGGGTCGTGGCTGGCGGAGCTGAAGATCGTGGTGCTGACGACGTTTGACCTGGACGAGTATGCCCTTGCGGCGATCCAGGCCGGGGCCAGTGGCTTCCTGCTCAAGGACGCGCCGCCGGAGGAGCTGCTGGGTGCGATCCGGACTGTTTTTGCCGGGGATGCCGTCATTGCGCCGTCGACCACGCGGCGGCTGCTGGACCATGTGGCCCCGATGCTCTCGGCCCCGAGCCCGGCGAATGATGCGAATGCTGCGGCCGTTGCGAGCTTGACGGCGCGTGAGCATGAGGTGTTTGTGCTGATTGCCAATGGGCTCTCCAACCCGGAAATTGCGGTGCAGCTGTTTGTTTCCGAGGCGACCGTGAAGACACACGTGGGGCACATCCTGGCCAAGCTCAACGCCCGCGACCGCGTCCAGGTGGTGCTCATCGCGTACGAGACGGGGATCGTCACCCCACGCTAAGCCTCCGCTCCCTTCAGACGCCGCAGCACCGTCCGGGGTGTTTCTGCGAACGCCGCAGCACCTTCCGGGGTGTTTCTACGAACGCCGCAGCACCTTTGGGTGGTGATGGAGCATTCCTAAAAAAGTGCCCACGTGCTGCCGGAAGGTCTCAAGGGGACGACGTGGGGAGTTGACCGTTTCCTCGAAAGGTCACCTCCCCGTTCGCTGCCTCCCACTGCCCGCAGGCTCGCAGCGGGTCCCCCGGCAGCTCTCTTACCGAACCTTTGATCGGATCAGCCCTTGACGGAGCCTGCCGTGAGGCCCTGCACAATGAACTTGCTGGCGAACGCGAAGATCGCCAGGGTGGGGACCACTGTCAGGACGGCCGCGGCGGACATGGCGCCCCAGTCGATGTTGAAGCTGGAGATGAATCCGGCCAGCGCCGTAGGGATGGTTTTGTTTTCGTCGCTGTTCATCAGGGTCACCGACAGGAACAGCTCGTTCCAGCAGTTGACGAAGTTGAAGATGAAGCTGGCGGCGATGCCCGGCATCATGACCGGAACCAGCACCCGGAAGAGCGCGGACAGGCGGGAGCAGCCGTCGATCATGGCCGCCTCCTCAAGCGCGTCCGGCACGTTTTCGAAGAAGCCGCGCAGCATGATGGTGCAGAACGGGATGCAGATCGCGATGTAGACCAGGATCAGGCCCGTCTTGGAATCGACCAGGTCGAAGTTGCTCATCATCATGTACAGCGGGCCCAGAGCGATGAACCCGGGGATCATCTGGGTCAGCAGGAACGCCGCCATGACGGCGCCGCGGCCGGCAAACTGGAAACGGGCCAGCACGTACGCGGAGAGCAGAGAGATCAGCGTTGCGACCGTTGAGGCAACCGTGGCGACAATGAGGCTGTTGATCATGTACCGACCGAAGTCGCTTTTGGTGAACAGGCCGATGTAATTGTCGAAAGAGATCTCGCTGGGCAGGTACTTCAGCGGCAGCTCGTAGATGGAGCCGGGCGCCTTCAACGACGTGACGACGATCCAGTACAGCGGGAAAACCGTGACGATCAGGCAGATGGCCAGAAAAATAATCTTGAGGCTCCGCCCCAGTGGGCTCTGTTTGTCAATCATCTCTGGGCCTTTCGGGGGCGCATGGCCATCAAGTAGAAGACAGCAAACAGCATCAAGGTGAAGACCACAATCAGGCCCAGGGCCGAGGCCTGGCCGTAATCGCCCTCCTGCGTAATCGAGATCATGTACGTGGTGATGATGTGGGTTTGGTCGGCAGGACCGCCGCCGGTCATGGCCCAGATGATGTCCGGGAAGTTGAAGATCCAGATCACGCGCAGCAAGATAGTCAGGCCCAGCGTCACCGAGATGGCCGGCAGGGTGATGTTGAAGAAGGTCCGCACCTTGCCGGCGCCGTCGAGCGCGGCGGCCTCGTACATGTCATCGTTGACCGACTGCAGGGCAGCCAGGATCATGATGGCGAAGAACGTGACGCCGTACCAAATGTTGGCGATGATGATGGCGGTCATGGCGAAGCCGGGTTCGGCCAGCCACGGAATGGGCCCGTCAATGAGCCCTGTTTTCATGAGCAGATCGTTGACCACGCCAAACTCCGCGTTGAACATCCAGCGGAAGAGCATGCCGATGAGGAAGCCGGACACTGCCCATGGAAAGAAAATGAAGGCCTGGTAGCCGCTGCGGAACTTAAACTTTCGCTTCAGGAACAGTGCCAGGGCGAAGCCTATGACCACCTGCGGAACCAGCGACCCAACCACCCACACCACGGTGTTGCGGACAATCGTGCCAAATTCAGGGTTCTCAAAGAGCATCTGGAAGTTGCCCAGGCCGATCCATGAGGTGTCGGAGAGGTCGTTCAGGTTCCAGTTGCGGAACGCCATCTGGGATCCGGAGATCATGGGGTAGTACGTAAAGATCGCCACGAAGATGGCCGCCGGTGCCATGAACGCCAGCATGGTCCAGCCTGTTCGGGAACTGAACTTCTTCTTGCGCTGGACAAATGCTGGCGGCTCGGGTGGCACGCCGGCCGTTGCCGGCCGGCGTGCCACTGTCCGCTGTGAATCAGAAGCCACGGTGGACTATCCCGCCATCTTTTCGACCCAGTAAGTGTCCCAGCTGGTCAGGAGCTCCTTGGTGGTCATCTTGTCCGTGAGGACCCGCTGGAGTTCGCCGTCGGACTTCTTGATCCATTCGGTCCACCAGGAGACGCCGCGGGGCTGGACGGCCGAGATGTACGTGTCCGGATTTTCGGTCATGGTGACGTAGGCAGCCCAGGGGCCGGTGCTGTAGAACGGGTCGTCTGCTGCCGACTTCAGGATCGGCACCAGGCTGTTTTCCTTGCTGAACGTTGTGGCGGGCTCGCCCTGCGCCAGGTACTTGATGAGCTTGATGGCTTCGGGCTTATGCTCGGAGCTTTCAGCAATGCCCCAGCCGGCGGAGGCAACAGGCTGGATGGCCTTGCCGGTGGGGCCCACCAACAGCGGTGCAACGTTCCACTGGTTTTCCTTGACGGAGGTGGATTCCTTGATGGTTGCGATCACTTCAGGGTCCTGCAGCAGGAACGCGGTGGATCCGTTGCTGAAGCCCTGCACCATTTCCGGGTAGCCCCAGGCAACGGAGGACGGCGGGGAGCCCTTCTTGAACAGTTCAAGATAATCGTCCATGGCGGTCTGCGCCTCAGGGGCGGAGAAGATGGTCTTGCCGTTGGTCAGCAGGAACGCATTTTCCTTGTCGATTTGATCGGCAGTGTAGGCCTCGATCACGGCGACGGCGTTGGAGTTGGCATTGGGGCCTCCACGGAAGGCGTAGCCAAACTTGTTCGTGGCCGGATCGTTGAGCTTCTCAGACTGGGTGATCAGGTCTTCCCAGCTCTTCGGCGGACCGTCGAAGCCGGCGTCCTTGACCAGGTCGGTGCGGTAGAACAAGGACAGTCCATAGAACCCGTAGGGAATGTAGTAGGTCTTGCCGTCCTGCTTGGAGTAATTGACGGCGTTGTCGGTCAGGTCTCCCCAGCCGTCCCAGCCGTCGAGGTCGGCGGTCATGTCGTAGAGCCACTTGTTGGCACCGAAGGAGCCGACGGTGATATCGCGGGCCTCCACCACGTCAACACCCTTGCCAGACTGCAGCATCTGCTGGATCTTCTGGTCAGCCGAATCTGTGGGAGGCGAGACCAGATCAACCTTGATGTTGGGGTTGTCCTTCTCGAAGC
This genomic interval from Arthrobacter sp. PAMC 25486 contains the following:
- a CDS encoding sensor histidine kinase, whose translation is MHSIYDWFRQHRFAVDFVLMAVLWLSVLPFSMASGYDTGLLDIVASVFFATALVVPLAWRRTRTVMAGCLIATAALLQWAMNVQPMAADVAVPLIVYALAAFGPRWASLSGLALAMLGSIMLVTRYFYDLTFNPVSQLPQALVIILMVWVLILFSWTSGDLTRTKRLREQSLSDRAHRLEIEAQHERELAASDERAHIAREMHDIVAHSLSVIITQADGARYASVANPEIAPETLATIAATGRSSLQEMRRLLGVLRGGDEASTRPLPGLIDLDELLLGIRAAGLPVDFSVVNEARRQLPPGAELTAYRVVQEGLTNVMKHAGPKVQASVALSWNARGLEVTVHDDGRGATASLSTAPIPRQPAPGSHPNRSHPTAPVPQIPAMSVPLTAKSASDVGHHHSNQPTTAPLTHAPLPPVQAPSGAAAGGNGLRGMAERVKLYDGELAAGPLPGGGFGITAFIPYSEN
- a CDS encoding response regulator transcription factor gives rise to the protein MTPTSPIRVALVDDQQLVRSGFGMLINSQPDLEVVLQAGNGIEALQGLAATAADVVLMDVRMPGMDGLETTRRLMERTKAAPAGSWLAELKIVVLTTFDLDEYALAAIQAGASGFLLKDAPPEELLGAIRTVFAGDAVIAPSTTRRLLDHVAPMLSAPSPANDANAAAVASLTAREHEVFVLIANGLSNPEIAVQLFVSEATVKTHVGHILAKLNARDRVQVVLIAYETGIVTPR
- a CDS encoding carbohydrate ABC transporter permease — translated: MIDKQSPLGRSLKIIFLAICLIVTVFPLYWIVVTSLKAPGSIYELPLKYLPSEISFDNYIGLFTKSDFGRYMINSLIVATVASTVATLISLLSAYVLARFQFAGRGAVMAAFLLTQMIPGFIALGPLYMMMSNFDLVDSKTGLILVYIAICIPFCTIMLRGFFENVPDALEEAAMIDGCSRLSALFRVLVPVMMPGIAASFIFNFVNCWNELFLSVTLMNSDENKTIPTALAGFISSFNIDWGAMSAAAVLTVVPTLAIFAFASKFIVQGLTAGSVKG
- a CDS encoding sugar ABC transporter substrate-binding protein, whose product is MKSKFTTIAALGLAAVLALSGCGGGGNKDSADGKVTLKMVESLTNPTRTDTIKKLLAGFEKDNPNIKVDLVSPPTDSADQKIQQMLQSGKGVDVVEARDITVGSFGANKWLYDMTADLDGWDGWGDLTDNAVNYSKQDGKTYYIPYGFYGLSLFYRTDLVKDAGFDGPPKSWEDLITQSEKLNDPATNKFGYAFRGGPNANSNAVAVIEAYTADQIDKENAFLLTNGKTIFSAPEAQTAMDDYLELFKKGSPPSSVAWGYPEMVQGFSNGSTAFLLQDPEVIATIKESTSVKENQWNVAPLLVGPTGKAIQPVASAGWGIAESSEHKPEAIKLIKYLAQGEPATTFSKENSLVPILKSAADDPFYSTGPWAAYVTMTENPDTYISAVQPRGVSWWTEWIKKSDGELQRVLTDKMTTKELLTSWDTYWVEKMAG
- a CDS encoding carbohydrate ABC transporter permease; protein product: MASDSQRTVARRPATAGVPPEPPAFVQRKKKFSSRTGWTMLAFMAPAAIFVAIFTYYPMISGSQMAFRNWNLNDLSDTSWIGLGNFQMLFENPEFGTIVRNTVVWVVGSLVPQVVIGFALALFLKRKFKFRSGYQAFIFFPWAVSGFLIGMLFRWMFNAEFGVVNDLLMKTGLIDGPIPWLAEPGFAMTAIIIANIWYGVTFFAIMILAALQSVNDDMYEAAALDGAGKVRTFFNITLPAISVTLGLTILLRVIWIFNFPDIIWAMTGGGPADQTHIITTYMISITQEGDYGQASALGLIVVFTLMLFAVFYLMAMRPRKAQR